The window TCGTCCAGATATTCGGCGGTCATGCCGGTGGCGGCGTAGGGGGCGATGGCGTTGCAGCCGACGCCGTGGGACGCCCCTTCCAGGGCGATGACCCGCATCAGGCCGATCAGCGCCGCCTTGGATGACGAATAGGCCGCCATGCCGTGAACGCCATGCAGGCCCGCCGCCGAGGTCGACATCAGGATGCGGCCCGACCCCTGGGCGCGCAGGTGGCGATAGATGGGCAGGGTCGGCGTCAGAGAGCCGAAGAAGTTGACCTCGAACACCTGTCGAAAGGCGTCGGTGGTCTGCTTGTGCAGGCTCCTGGCTTCGGGCGCGCCGGCGTTGTTCAGCAGGCCGTCGATACGGCCGAAGGCGTTCAGAGCCGCAGCCAGAAGCCGCTCGCCGGAATCGGCCTCCTCGACCGCCAGGGGCGCGGCGACGGCCCGACCGCCCAGGGCTATGATCTCGGCCACGACCGTCTCGGCCGAGCCGGGCGCGTCGGCGGCTCGAGGGCGGGTGTTGACCACGACGCGCGCCCCGCGCTGCGCCAGGTCATGCGCATAGGCCCGGCCGAGGCCGCGTCCGGCGCCGGTGACGACGATCACCTGATCCTGAAGGGGGCTCATGCGTCGGCGCCTTCGGTCCCGGTCGTGGCCCTGGGGCGCGGCCAGGGCAGGAAGCGCGGCGTGCGGGCGCAATAGGCGGCCCAGGCCTCGGGCCGGGAGCGCGCCATGTGCTGTTCCTTGAACGGCGCGGCCGAGGCGTAGCCCATGAACCAGCCGGTATAGAGGGGCGCGAATACTGTGATCCAACCCCAGGGATGGGCCAGGGCCAGCACGAACCAGCCCGCCCACATGACGCTTTCGCCCAGATAGTTGGGGTGGCGCACGATGGCCCAGGCGCCGGTGTCCAGCAGGCCGCCCCGGTTGGCGGGAGCGCGCTTGAAGTCGGCCAACTGGCGATCCGCCGTGCTCTGCAACGCGAAGCCCGTCAGCCAGACGGCGCCGCCCAGCAACAGCGGCAGCGCCGGGCGCGGCGCGGGCGCCGTCAGGATGAAGGCGAAGGGCGCGCACCACAGCCAGACGGTCACGCCTTGCAGCAGGTGGACCTGGAAGGCGCTCCACCACAACCACGTCGGTCCGAAGCTCTTGCGCCAGTGGGCGTAAGGCTGACGCTCGGCATGGATGTTGTGACCCCAGGTCTGGATCGCCAGTCGGATCGACCAGACGCCCAGGCTCACCAGGAACAGGCCGCTGAACAGGTCCAGCGGCAGGCCGGACAGGGCGAAGATCACCCCCGCAGCCGCCAGCGGGGCCAGCGGATAAGCCACGTCCATCAGGCCGTGATTGCGCTTCAGCGTCCCCGCCAGCCAGCCCAGGGCGACGATGGAAAGGATGGCGCCGCCGCTGGCGATCCAGATGAACAAGGTTTCATGCAGCAAGGAAGGAGGAACCGCAAAGGCGGCGGCGAAGGCGACAAGCGGCGCGGCCATCATGACGTAGTGCCATGCTTTGCCGCGTGTTTTTCCGGGCATTGCCAATAGCCAGATCGCCGCCAGAGCGACCCAGGCGAGGGCGGCCAAAGTCCATCCATCCGGTCTCATGAGGGCGGCTCCTTTCATGACTTGCATAAAAAGACTTGCAAACACGGTTCGCTAGCGCAAGCTTCTTTTCGACCGAGGAGCATCCGATCAACGGAGCCGGTGAGGTCAGGGAGCGAAACATGAGAAAGACCGCATTCAGCGCGTCGGCCGCCACGCTGTTGCTCGCCGCCGGGCTGGCCGCACCGGCCATGGCGCAATCAGCCCAGTCCGAGACCGCCGTGACGGTCGGCGACGTTGTCGTCACGGCCCAGCGCCGCGAGCAGAGCCTGCAGGACGTGCCGATCGCCATCACCGCCTTCAACGCCGAGACCCTGGAGCGGACGGCGGCCACCGGCATTCAGGACGTGGCGGGCAAGGCGCCCGGCGTGACCCTGACCCAGTTCAACATCGGCGAGCCGCAGATCTTCATTCGCGGGGTCGGCACGACCAGCGACTCCGCCGCCAGCGACCCCTCGATCGGCGTGTCGATCGATGAAGTGTCCATCGGCCGCGCGGGCGCCAGCTCCCTGGCCTTCCTGGACGTCGAGCGGGTCGAGATCCTGCGCGGCCCGCAAGGGACCCTCTATGGACGCAACGCCTCCGGCGGCGCGCTGAACGTCTATACGAAGAAGCCGCGTTTCGAGAACTCGGCCCAATTGACCGGACGCCTCGGCAGCTTCGACGAGCGGGGCGTCGAAGCCGTGCTGAACCGCGAACTGGGCGAGGACACGGCGGGTCGTCTGGCCCTGCGCTGGAACCAGAACGACGGCTACGCCGAAAGCCTGCCCAGCGGCCGCAGCCTCGAGGGCGGCGAGCAGTTCGGCGTCCGCGCCCAGGTGCTGCACAACGCGGGGGAATGGAGCTTCCTGGGGGGCGTCGATTATTCGAAGGACGACATGCAGGGTCACGCCCGCATTCCGGTCCTGGCCTCATCGACCCCGGCGCCCTTCGTGACCCTGGTCAATTCGCTGCGCGCGGGCATGGACGTGCGTCAGAGCTTCTCTTCGGCGGACAATTATCAGCAGCGTGAGAACTGGGGCCTGACGGGTCGGGCGGAATGGTCGGGGGCCGAGCATTTCGACGTGGTGTCGCTGACCTCCTATCGCAGCAACGACTACAACTGGCGCGACAATCTGGGCGGCTTGCCGTTCCCGGGCTTCCCCCTGTCCGTCGACGACCGGGCTGAGGAAAACGCCAAGCAGATCAGCCAGGAGTTCCGCCTGACGTCCAAGTCGGGTTCGAACATCGACTGGGTCGCCGGCCTCTACATGTTCCGCGAAGAGGTCGAGCGCTCGGAACGATTCCTGGTCCAGACGGCCCTGCCGATCGCCCCGCCGTCGCTGGGGGGTGACGTGACCTTCAACCAGGACGCGACCAACAGCAGCTACGCCCTGTTCGGCCAGGCCACGGTCCCGTTCGCGAACATCTGGGAGCTGACGGTCGGCGCGCGCTGGACCCATGACGAGCGCGAAGTGCATCAGGTCGCCATCGACAATGAAGGCGGCGCCAATCCGCCGGCGGGCATCCCCCTGGGGCCGACCGGCAGCCCCTACAACGTCAAGGCGGACACCTCCTTCGAGGAGCCGACCTGGAAGCTGGCGCTGGCGGTCGAGCCTCTGGACAACATGCGGTTCTACGTCAGCTACGACCGGGGCTATAAGGCAGGCGCCTATCCCAGCGCCGCGCAGACCGGTCTTCAGGCCACGACGCCGCTCCGTTCCGAGTTGCTCGACAACTACGAGATCGGCGCCAAGACGACCCTGGCGGGCGGGCGGCTTCGCCTGAACGCGGCGGCCTTCATGCTCGATTACACGGACCTGCAGGTCTATGAGCTTCTGGGTCTGACCCTGGTGACGTCCAACGCCGAGGCCGAGGTGCGGGGCTTCGAGCTCGAAACGGCCCTTGCCGTGAACCACAACATCACCATCGGCGGCTCCTATACCCAGTTGGACGCCAAGTTCACCTCGAACGCGACGTCGGGAAGTCTGACGCTGCCCTACGATGGCAACGCCCTGCCGCGTTCGCCGGACAGTCAGTTCACGCTCTATGCCGACGGTCAGTGGGATGTGTTCGGCGGCGTCCTGTCGGCGCGAGCCGACTATCAATGGACGGACGATTTCTACTTCGATCCGTCGAACGCGCCCGAAGTCTTGGTGCCTTCCTATGGCCTGATCAGCGCCTTCGCGTCGTGGGAAGCGCCGAACGGCCTGAAGGTCTCGGTCTACGGCAAGAACCTCGGCGACGAGGAGTATCAGCAGCACATCATCAAGAACGCCAGTATCGGCTTCAGCGTTTTTGGGGCGCCGCGTTCCTTCGGCGTGGCGGTCAGCAAGACCTTCTGATCCGGCTTCTCCGGTCCTGACTCACCGCCCGTCCAGCTTCGGCTCGGCGGGCGGTTTTTTATGGGACCACGGCGTGGGGCGCGGCTTCGACTTCCCAGCGGATGCGACGCGGATCCATCGGCTCGCCGCTATCCAGATCGCAAACGACCGGGGTGATGGCCTCGCCGCTGGCGCGATCGACCAGGGTCAAAGGCGCTTCGTCCGCCTCGACCAGCCAGCGTTGGCTCCAGCCGTGCATGGCCAGGACGATGGGGTAGAGGGCCAGACCGGCTTCGGTCAGTCGATATTCGAAGCGCACGGGAGCGGTCTGATAGGGGCGCTTCTCCAGCACGCCGTGCAGCACCAGGCGATTCAGGCGGTCAGCCAGGATGTTGGTCGCCACGCCCAGGGCGGCGTGAATCTCGTCGAAGCGACGTAGGCGGAAATAGGCGGCGGACAGCACCGCCCAACTCCAGTAGTCGCCCATGATCTCGGTCGAGCGGTCGATGATGGGACGGTCGGTCTCGATCGGGGCCGACCGGCGGCGACGCGAGGTCGGCGGAGGAATGACGATCAGGCCCGGACCGGGCTTCCAGGCGACCTTGTCGGCCTTGACCTCGACGCCATGCGCGCGGGTCAGAACCGCAGGCTTCAGCCGACGTCCGGTGTCGCGATCGAAGAAGGCGATGGCGTAGCGTTCCTGAAGCGGCGACTGGGCCCAGACCTTCTCCCACTGACCCTGCATGACGGCGACGCCGAACATGTCCAGGCCCATTTCCGTCAGGCGGTATTCCGTTCGTGCGCCCGTTTCGATCTGCGTCTGGGCCAGAAGGCCGGCGGCCACCAGCTTTTGCAGGCGGTCGGTCAGCACGCTGCGCGGCGTGCCCAGGCGATCACGCCACACGCCGAACCGGCGCACGCCGTAGAAGGCCTCGCGCATGATCAACTGGGTCCAGGCGTCGCCGGTGATGGCGAAGGCGCGCGCCACGGGATTGCCCATGATCAGGGAGCGGATGTCGAGCTCGGTCAAATCCGTAACTGGCTTGATTCTGGGTGGGCTCTCGGAGCTTGTCTCGGCAGCGCGGCGTGTGCTTGCGTTGGCAGACCTATCGGCAGACGTCGTGACAGTCAAACCTGCCTGTGGTCATGCAGGCTGAAAGCGACCGGTTGATGGTCGACCCGTTGCGACGGTCGCCGTCTTCGGAAGACGGTTCTCGAGGCGCGGGCGGCCGATTGTCTCTGCAGTTGGCTTTTTGGCGCCTTTCCCATCCATCCTGAAGCTATGGGTAGGCACCCATCGACTGAGGCGCCGCCAGATGTTTGATCCCCGTCTTCTGCGTTCCTTCATCGCTGTCGTTGATGCTGGCAGTTTCACCCTGGCTGCCGAGCGGTTGCACTCGACCCAGTCGACGGTCAGTCAGCAACTGGCGCGTCTGGAAGAGGCGACGGGCGCGATCCTGATCGAGCGATCGGCGCGCCCGGTCCTGCCCACAGCTGTGGGGGAACGTCTGCTCGGCTATGCGCGCAGACTGCTGGCGCTGCAGCAGGAGGCCCAGGCCGCTCTGGGCGACACGGCGGGCGTCGCCTCCATTCGCATCGGGGTGCCCGAGGACATCATGAACCCGGCGATGGCGGCGGTGTTCGCCGATTTCGCCGCGGGGCATCCCGGCATCCGTCTGGACGTGGTCAGCGGGCTGAGCCGCGACCTGAACCGACGTTACCGCGCCGGTGATTTCGACATTGCGGTGGTCAAGGACTATGAGCCGGGCGTCGATTGCCGCGCCGCCTTCCGGGAGCCCATGGCCCGGTATGAAAGCGTCGACGCGCCGTCTGAATGGCCCAATCCCATTCCGCTGGTGACCTTCCCGCCCGGCGGCCTCTATCGAGACGTGATGTTCGAGCGGATCGAGCGCGAACAGCGTCGTTGGTATGTCGCCTTTTCGGGCAGCAGCCTCAACAATGTCCTGGTCGCCGTGGAAGCCGGCCTGGGGGTGTCGTTGTTACCGGTCGGGACGGCCCGGAAACACAGGCTGCGGCCCTATCCGCCCCTGGGAACGGAGGCCGCCATCGCCGTTTCCCTCTATGCCTGGGAAGGCGATGGGCCGGCCTCCGAGCTGGTCGCGCTGATGCAGGCGGTGTTGGCGGCCCGGTTCGTCTGAAGCCGGGACGCCTCAGGGGCGCCGTGCGGCGAGGAGCACCAGGCCGAGACCGACGGCGGCCAGCAGCCCCCCGGCGACAGGCACGGCCGCATAGCCCAGGTTCAGGCTGATGACCGCCGCGCCCACGGCTGCGCCCAGGGCGTTGCCCAGGTTGAACGCGCCGACGTTGATGGATGAGGCCAGGCCTGGGGCTTCGGACGCCGCCTCCATCACGCGCATCTGGACCGGCGGGACGATGGCGAAGGCCGCGCCGCCCCACAGCAGCAGGCCGATCGCGACGCCGACGGGACTGCTGAACACGAAGGGCAGGACGAACATGATGACCGCCAGAGCGCCGAGGAAAATCCTGGTCGCGCCGTCCAGCGACCAGTCGGCCAGTCGCCCGCCTAGCCAGTTGCCGATGGTGAAGCCGACCCCGATCAGGGCCAGACCCAGGGTGACGAAGCTGTTCGACGCGCCGGTCAGGGTTTCGAGCGTCGGCGCGACATAGGTGTAGAGGGTGAACATGGCGCCGGCCCCCATGACCGTGGTCGCCAGGGCCAGCAGCACCGGCGGGCGCGTCAGCACGTGCAGTTCGCGACGGACGTCGGGCATGACGCCGCGCTCGCCCTTGGGCAGGGCGAACCACAGGGCCGCAATGGCCAGGACGCCGATCACGGCCGTGCCGGCGAAGGCCATGCGCCAGCCGACCTGCTGGCCGATCCAGGTGGCGGCCGGCACCCCGCCGATATTGGCGATGGTCAGACCCATGAACATGGCGGCGACGGCGCTGGCCTGCTTCTCTTTCGGCACGACGCTGGCGGCCACGACGGCGCCCAGGCCGAAGAAGGCCCCGTGGTTGAGGCTGGTGACCAGACGCGCGGCCAGCAGGGTGAAGTAGCCGGGCGCCATGGCTGACATCAGATTGCCGATGGTGAAGATAGCCATCAGCAGGATCAGGGCGGTGCGCTTGCCGAAGCGGGTGAAGGCCAGGGTCATGATCGGCGCCCCGATCATGACGCCGATTGCATAGGCGCTGATCAGCAGGCCGGCCTTGGGGATCGAGACATCGACCCCCTCGGCGATCACGGGCAGCAGGCCCATGGGCGAAAACTCGGTGGTGCCGATGCCGAAGGCGCCCACGGCGAGCGCCAGCAGGGCCCAGCGGGCGTGGGCGGGCGTGGTGGTCGGCGCAGCGGTCATGGAGGCGGTGGTGTCCATCTGCGTCATCTTCAGGCGTCCCAGGTCGGGGCCAGGCCGGCCGGGCTGACCAGACGGCCGTCGGCGCGGGTCAGGGCGGCGATGGCGGCCATGTCGGCCTCGTCCAGGACGAAGTCGAAGACGGTGGTGTTTTCGGCCAGGCGAGCGGGGTTGGCGGTTTTGGACAGGGCGATGTGGCCCTGCTGGATCAGCCAGCGCAGGCCGACCTGGGCGGCGCTCTTGCCGTACTTGGCGCCGATTCGCTGCAGGGTTTCGTCCCGGGGCACGGCGCCGTCGGCCATGCCGTAGTAGGCGGTGACGGCCGCGCCCGCGTCCCTGGCGGCGGCGACCAGCGCCTGTTGCGGCAGGTAGGGGTGCAGTTCGACCTGATTGGTCACGATGGGGGCGGCGGAACGCGCGATCGATTCCCTCATCTGGGCGATGTTCTGGTTGGACACGCCGATGAAGCGCGTCTTGCCCGCCGCCTGGACGGCGTTCAGCCGTTCGATCTGTTCGGCGATCGGGACCTGATCGGCGGGCCAGTGCAGCAGCAACAGGTCGACCTGATCGACCTTCAGCCTCTCCAGGCTCTCATCGACCGAAGCGGCGAAGGCGTCGGCGCCATAGTTGTCGACCCAGACCTTGGTGGTCAGGAACAGGTCTTCGCGACGCGCGCCGGCGGCCTGCAAGGCCCGGCCGAGCGCGGCCTCGTTCTGATAGATCTGGGCGGTGTCGAAGTGGCGGAAACCAGCCTCGAGCGCGGCGGGAACGACCCGTTCGACCTCCGCGTCGGACATGCGGAAGACGCCGAAACCCAAGGCCGGAATGGTTGCGCCGTGAACGGTGACGGTCTGCATCTGAAAACTCCTCGCTGAACGCCCCTGAAGGACGCCGCGGGAAGTAGGGCTTGGCTCCAAGCTTGATAATCGCGCCGAATTTCCCATCATCTGTGAAATCAAATCAAGGATGACGCGGCGATGGACAATCGGGCCGGCGAGATGCAGGTCTTCCTGCGCGTGGTGGAGACGGGCAGCTTTTCCGAGGCCGCCCGGCTGTTGCGCATGACGCCCTCGACCGTCAGCAAGCTGATCTCGAGGGTGGAGGCCCGGCTGGGCGTTCGTCTGATCGAGCGTTCGACCCGGCGCCTGTCCCTGACGGCCGAAGGCGAAACCTTTTACGAGCGCAGCCTGACCCTGCTGCAGGATCTGGATTTGATCGAGCAGGAGCTGTCCCAGGGGGCGGCGGCGACGGGCGGCAGGGTGCGGGTCAACATCTCTGTCGCGCTCGGGGTGCTGGGACTGGAGCCGCTGCTGCCGGATTTCTGGCAGGCCTATCCCAATATCGTGGTGGACCTGTCGCTGTCGGACGAGATCGTCGACCTCTATCTCGACCGCACCGACGTCGCCTTCCGGGTCGGACGCCTGCCGGATTCAGGCATGCTTGCCCGCCGCATCGGCGTGGCGCACCGCAAGATCGTCGCCTCGCCCGACTACCTCGAACGCTACGGCGTCCCTCGCACCGTCGAGGACCTGTCGCGGCACAATTGTCTGGGCTTCAACTTTCGTCGCGCCGTGCCGGTCTGGCCGCTCAAGGAAGGCGGGCGGGTGGTGGAGCGCGTGGTTCACGGCTCCCTGCTGGGCAACAACGGCGAGACGGTCCGGCGCATGGCCCTGGCCGGCGTCGGGCTGGCGCGGATGGGCGATTACCATGTCCGCGCCGACCTGGCCGCCGGTCGCCTGGTGGAGGTGCTGGGCGACGTGATTGAGCGGGACGAGGAAGAGATTCACGCCGTCTTCCTGGGCGGCCCGCGCATGCCGGAACGGGTGCGGGTCTTCCTCGACTACGTCGTGCCGCGGCTGCAGCAGTTCCTGAACGGCTGAGCCCCGCCTAGGTCAGGGCGCCGAACACCATGCGCCCGCCATGGAAGACCGCCGCTCGCTTTGACGTGCGGGCGACCGCCTCGGCGGAACAGCTGGCGTCCGTCAGGACCAGGTCGGCGGCGTCGCCGGCCTTGGGCCAGGCCCTCTCTCCTGCGTTGTTCAGGGGCAGGACGTCCCCGGTCGCGATGGCCAGGGCGCGTGACAGGCCGAACTCGTCGCTGCCGCTGTAAAGCTGCGCGTAGAGGTTGGCCTTGTCCAGCATGTCGCCTGACCCGAAAGGCGACCACATGTCTATGACGCTGTCCGTGCCGGACATCAGGCGCACACCCTTCTCGCGCAGGCGCGCCAGGGGCATCATGGAGCGGCCGATCGGTATGGTCGAGGCCACCGACACGCCCGAGGCGGCCATGCGCTCGGCCGTCGCATCCAGATCGGCGGGTGGCAGATTGGCCAGGGCGAAGGCGTGGCTGAGGGTCAGGCGTCCCTTGAGCGACGGCGTCTTCTCCACCGTGTCGAGCATGTAGCGGATGGCCGCCGCGCCTGACGCGCCGCTTTCGTGAAGGTGGATGTCCACCCCCTTGTCGTAATCGACGGCGATGCCGAACATGGCGTCCAGCGAGGCCTCCATCCGGCCGTCCACATTGGTCGGGTCCAGGCCGCCGACGAAGGCGACGCCCATGCCCATGGATTCGCGCATCAGGGGCTCGACCTCGGACAGCAGCAGGCCGTGCTGCGGGAAGGCGACGATCTCGCAGCTGAAACGGCCCCGATAGTTTTCCAGCGCCTGGTTGAGGTGCTCCAGGCTCTTCAGGCCGCTGACTGGATCGATGTTGCAGTGGCTGCGCGCCGTGGTCGTTCCGTGCTCCAGCAGCAGGTCGATCAGCCCCTCGGCGCGCTCGCGCGAGACGGGCAGGAGTTCGG of the Brevundimonas pondensis genome contains:
- a CDS encoding LysR family transcriptional regulator, with protein sequence MFDPRLLRSFIAVVDAGSFTLAAERLHSTQSTVSQQLARLEEATGAILIERSARPVLPTAVGERLLGYARRLLALQQEAQAALGDTAGVASIRIGVPEDIMNPAMAAVFADFAAGHPGIRLDVVSGLSRDLNRRYRAGDFDIAVVKDYEPGVDCRAAFREPMARYESVDAPSEWPNPIPLVTFPPGGLYRDVMFERIEREQRRWYVAFSGSSLNNVLVAVEAGLGVSLLPVGTARKHRLRPYPPLGTEAAIAVSLYAWEGDGPASELVALMQAVLAARFV
- a CDS encoding MFS transporter codes for the protein MDTTASMTAAPTTTPAHARWALLALAVGAFGIGTTEFSPMGLLPVIAEGVDVSIPKAGLLISAYAIGVMIGAPIMTLAFTRFGKRTALILLMAIFTIGNLMSAMAPGYFTLLAARLVTSLNHGAFFGLGAVVAASVVPKEKQASAVAAMFMGLTIANIGGVPAATWIGQQVGWRMAFAGTAVIGVLAIAALWFALPKGERGVMPDVRRELHVLTRPPVLLALATTVMGAGAMFTLYTYVAPTLETLTGASNSFVTLGLALIGVGFTIGNWLGGRLADWSLDGATRIFLGALAVIMFVLPFVFSSPVGVAIGLLLWGGAAFAIVPPVQMRVMEAASEAPGLASSINVGAFNLGNALGAAVGAAVISLNLGYAAVPVAGGLLAAVGLGLVLLAARRP
- a CDS encoding LysR family transcriptional regulator, producing the protein MDNRAGEMQVFLRVVETGSFSEAARLLRMTPSTVSKLISRVEARLGVRLIERSTRRLSLTAEGETFYERSLTLLQDLDLIEQELSQGAAATGGRVRVNISVALGVLGLEPLLPDFWQAYPNIVVDLSLSDEIVDLYLDRTDVAFRVGRLPDSGMLARRIGVAHRKIVASPDYLERYGVPRTVEDLSRHNCLGFNFRRAVPVWPLKEGGRVVERVVHGSLLGNNGETVRRMALAGVGLARMGDYHVRADLAAGRLVEVLGDVIERDEEEIHAVFLGGPRMPERVRVFLDYVVPRLQQFLNG
- a CDS encoding TonB-dependent receptor, which produces MRKTAFSASAATLLLAAGLAAPAMAQSAQSETAVTVGDVVVTAQRREQSLQDVPIAITAFNAETLERTAATGIQDVAGKAPGVTLTQFNIGEPQIFIRGVGTTSDSAASDPSIGVSIDEVSIGRAGASSLAFLDVERVEILRGPQGTLYGRNASGGALNVYTKKPRFENSAQLTGRLGSFDERGVEAVLNRELGEDTAGRLALRWNQNDGYAESLPSGRSLEGGEQFGVRAQVLHNAGEWSFLGGVDYSKDDMQGHARIPVLASSTPAPFVTLVNSLRAGMDVRQSFSSADNYQQRENWGLTGRAEWSGAEHFDVVSLTSYRSNDYNWRDNLGGLPFPGFPLSVDDRAEENAKQISQEFRLTSKSGSNIDWVAGLYMFREEVERSERFLVQTALPIAPPSLGGDVTFNQDATNSSYALFGQATVPFANIWELTVGARWTHDEREVHQVAIDNEGGANPPAGIPLGPTGSPYNVKADTSFEEPTWKLALAVEPLDNMRFYVSYDRGYKAGAYPSAAQTGLQATTPLRSELLDNYEIGAKTTLAGGRLRLNAAAFMLDYTDLQVYELLGLTLVTSNAEAEVRGFELETALAVNHNITIGGSYTQLDAKFTSNATSGSLTLPYDGNALPRSPDSQFTLYADGQWDVFGGVLSARADYQWTDDFYFDPSNAPEVLVPSYGLISAFASWEAPNGLKVSVYGKNLGDEEYQQHIIKNASIGFSVFGAPRSFGVAVSKTF
- a CDS encoding DUF1295 domain-containing protein → MRPDGWTLAALAWVALAAIWLLAMPGKTRGKAWHYVMMAAPLVAFAAAFAVPPSLLHETLFIWIASGGAILSIVALGWLAGTLKRNHGLMDVAYPLAPLAAAGVIFALSGLPLDLFSGLFLVSLGVWSIRLAIQTWGHNIHAERQPYAHWRKSFGPTWLWWSAFQVHLLQGVTVWLWCAPFAFILTAPAPRPALPLLLGGAVWLTGFALQSTADRQLADFKRAPANRGGLLDTGAWAIVRHPNYLGESVMWAGWFVLALAHPWGWITVFAPLYTGWFMGYASAAPFKEQHMARSRPEAWAAYCARTPRFLPWPRPRATTGTEGADA
- a CDS encoding aldo/keto reductase; protein product: MQTVTVHGATIPALGFGVFRMSDAEVERVVPAALEAGFRHFDTAQIYQNEAALGRALQAAGARREDLFLTTKVWVDNYGADAFAASVDESLERLKVDQVDLLLLHWPADQVPIAEQIERLNAVQAAGKTRFIGVSNQNIAQMRESIARSAAPIVTNQVELHPYLPQQALVAAARDAGAAVTAYYGMADGAVPRDETLQRIGAKYGKSAAQVGLRWLIQQGHIALSKTANPARLAENTTVFDFVLDEADMAAIAALTRADGRLVSPAGLAPTWDA
- a CDS encoding SDR family NAD(P)-dependent oxidoreductase; this translates as MSPLQDQVIVVTGAGRGLGRAYAHDLAQRGARVVVNTRPRAADAPGSAETVVAEIIALGGRAVAAPLAVEEADSGERLLAAALNAFGRIDGLLNNAGAPEARSLHKQTTDAFRQVFEVNFFGSLTPTLPIYRHLRAQGSGRILMSTSAAGLHGVHGMAAYSSSKAALIGLMRVIALEGASHGVGCNAIAPYAATGMTAEYLDDASAARMGPERVAPVASWLMSPDCPLNGQTLAAGAGAVRPAARIEGPGLIFAGDVAPDDLTKQAAALMDLNGWRTFSDGNAAFDQLMSAVLKITTTK
- a CDS encoding amidohydrolase family protein — encoded protein: MSDLSGLSRRSLMGVAGFAATVAAGGSAAMTRTTTASVQSDADAAAPAHFILSDVTLEDGFVRDQGEIIGTRTGRYDLEIKDGRILSVTPTTAAGSSALPRLSANGRLVLPAFRDMHIHLDKTFYGGPWQAPRPRKGKTIMDMIALERSLLPELLPVSRERAEGLIDLLLEHGTTTARSHCNIDPVSGLKSLEHLNQALENYRGRFSCEIVAFPQHGLLLSEVEPLMRESMGMGVAFVGGLDPTNVDGRMEASLDAMFGIAVDYDKGVDIHLHESGASGAAAIRYMLDTVEKTPSLKGRLTLSHAFALANLPPADLDATAERMAASGVSVASTIPIGRSMMPLARLREKGVRLMSGTDSVIDMWSPFGSGDMLDKANLYAQLYSGSDEFGLSRALAIATGDVLPLNNAGERAWPKAGDAADLVLTDASCSAEAVARTSKRAAVFHGGRMVFGALT
- a CDS encoding winged helix-turn-helix transcriptional regulator; amino-acid sequence: MTELDIRSLIMGNPVARAFAITGDAWTQLIMREAFYGVRRFGVWRDRLGTPRSVLTDRLQKLVAAGLLAQTQIETGARTEYRLTEMGLDMFGVAVMQGQWEKVWAQSPLQERYAIAFFDRDTGRRLKPAVLTRAHGVEVKADKVAWKPGPGLIVIPPPTSRRRRSAPIETDRPIIDRSTEIMGDYWSWAVLSAAYFRLRRFDEIHAALGVATNILADRLNRLVLHGVLEKRPYQTAPVRFEYRLTEAGLALYPIVLAMHGWSQRWLVEADEAPLTLVDRASGEAITPVVCDLDSGEPMDPRRIRWEVEAAPHAVVP